The Boseongicola sp. DNA segment TTTCATTCGATTACGAGATCCGGCGCGCGGGCGAGCAGACATCCCCCCAGGTGGCGCGCGCAGCTGGACTAAACCCGGAAACGGGACGAGGGCGGCGGATCGGACTCTGGCAGCAGTCCGACCGTCGTTTTCTTTTTTGGGGGGTGAGTTAACAGAAGGACCGACGGGACAGTGGTTCGGAGATTCAGAGGCGAAGGCCACCATAAGGTGGACACGAAGGGCAGGGTTTCGATCCCAGCCCATTTTCGCCGTGTACTCGAAGCCGGAGACCCATCCTGGAGCGAGGGCAAAGCGCCCGAGTTGGTCATTGTTTATGGCGATCATCGTCGCAAGTATCTTGAGTGTTATACAATTGACGCCGCCAACGAGGTGGATGCGAAGATCGATCGGATGCCGCGTGGTTCGATTGAGCGACGGATGCTGGAGAAGCTGTTTAACGGTCAATCCCTTCTGACGACAGTGGATGAGACCGGGCGGATCGTTTTGCCCGCAAAGCTGCGTCAGAAAACCGAATTGGGCGGCGAGGCGTATTTCATTGCCTCGGGCGATACGTTCCAGGTTTGGAAGCCTGAGACCTATGAAGCCATTGAAGAAGCCAGGGTTGAGGCCTGGCTGGATGAGAAGCCGGACGACTTTGACGTTCTGACGCTTCTGGATCGGGGCGGGGAGGGGAACTGACCCATGGCCGCTGCTGCCCGCGCGATGAGTGATGACCCCCATATTCCAGTTTTGCTCGAGTCGATTTTGGAAACCTGTGGTCCTGTGACGGGTCACTGGCTGGACGGGACGTTTGGCGCAGGTGGTTATGCGCGTGGGCTTTTGGCGGCGGGAGCGGATCGGGTTTATGGAATCGATCGTGATCCGATGGTTTTCGAGATGGCGGCTGATTGGGCCGGTGACTATGCCGGGCGGTTGGACCTGGTTGAGGGCACGTTTTCTGAGCTGGACGAATATATAGATGAACCGCTGGACGGGGTGGTTCTGGACCTGGGTGTGTCTTCAATGCAGTTGGATCAGGCCGAGCGTGGGTTTTCCTTCATGTCGGACGGGCCGCTGGATATGCGGATGAGCCAGTCGGGCGTTTCTGCTGCTGATTTGGTGGCAGATGCCGATGAAACGATGCTGGCGGATATTCTGTACCACTATGGCGAGGAACGAGCGTCGCGCCGGATTGCGCGGGCGATTGTTGGTGCGCGCGCTGAGGCCCCGATTGAGACGACAGCGGCGCTGGTTGCGATTGTTGAGCGGTGTTTGCCAAGGCCGAAGCCCGGGCAAAGTCATCCGGCGACGCGGACGTTTCAGGCGCTGCGTATCGCGGTGAATGACGAGTTCGGGCAGTTGGTGGCGGGCTTGGAAGCAGCGGAACGGGCGTTGAAGCCCGGCGGTTGGTTGGCGGTGGTGAGTTTTCATTCGCTGGAGGACCGGGTTGTGAAGCGGTTCTTTCAGGCGCGGTCAGGCAAGGCGGGCGGTGGCAATCGCTATCAGCCTGAAGTGGTTGCGGAGGAGTCGCGGTTTCAGGCGCGCAACAAGGCGATCCCGCCGAATGCGGATGAAA contains these protein-coding regions:
- the rsmH gene encoding 16S rRNA (cytosine(1402)-N(4))-methyltransferase RsmH, with translation MAAAARAMSDDPHIPVLLESILETCGPVTGHWLDGTFGAGGYARGLLAAGADRVYGIDRDPMVFEMAADWAGDYAGRLDLVEGTFSELDEYIDEPLDGVVLDLGVSSMQLDQAERGFSFMSDGPLDMRMSQSGVSAADLVADADETMLADILYHYGEERASRRIARAIVGARAEAPIETTAALVAIVERCLPRPKPGQSHPATRTFQALRIAVNDEFGQLVAGLEAAERALKPGGWLAVVSFHSLEDRVVKRFFQARSGKAGGGNRYQPEVVAEESRFQARNKAIPPNADEIARNPRARSANLRVGRRTEVAAGPVDRSKLGMPKLSMGGK
- the mraZ gene encoding division/cell wall cluster transcriptional repressor MraZ encodes the protein MVRRFRGEGHHKVDTKGRVSIPAHFRRVLEAGDPSWSEGKAPELVIVYGDHRRKYLECYTIDAANEVDAKIDRMPRGSIERRMLEKLFNGQSLLTTVDETGRIVLPAKLRQKTELGGEAYFIASGDTFQVWKPETYEAIEEARVEAWLDEKPDDFDVLTLLDRGGEGN